From Rhizobium sp. NZLR1, a single genomic window includes:
- a CDS encoding UdgX family uracil-DNA binding protein (This protein belongs to the uracil DNA glycosylase superfamily, members of which act in excision repair of DNA. However, it belongs more specifically to UdgX branch, whose founding member was found to bind uracil in DNA (where it does not belong), without cleaving it, appears to promote DNA repair by a pathway involving RecA, rather than base excision.), with product MRRVVLAGRGELAEWRDAARAFAAAGILPDEIDWREKAAEPDLAFQRDAMPPTPAITRKPMTVPPAFIELAETVLCNSDPARFSLLYRLLWRLQLDRQLLEVASDEDVVRARLMAKNVRRDAHKMTAFVRFKEVGAATADRRKFLAWFEPDHHIVRRTAPFFQRRFTDMDWLIVTPKGSAAWDGERLTMSDAPCEKPNLTDATDELWRTYYASIFNPARLKLKAMQAEMPKKYWKNLPEADLIPGLIASAESKVRAMAAREATQSLPFHDRLQDAARNIPAEPEAPAGTLEALRAEADVCTRCPLHAKATQTVFGEGPRDAEVMFVGEQPGDQEDIAGRPFVGPAGRLLDQVIAEAGIDRSTLYVTNAVKHFKYEPRGKRRIHQKPNMGEVKHCRWWLNLEMGLVEPKLIVAMGATALAALTDVKQRLQDVRGKAMAIDGGRTLFVTVHPSYLLRIPDERLKAEELARFREDMMKIQRLMTAAE from the coding sequence ATGCGCCGGGTCGTGCTTGCAGGACGGGGCGAGCTTGCCGAATGGCGCGATGCCGCGCGCGCTTTTGCCGCCGCCGGCATATTGCCTGATGAAATCGATTGGCGCGAAAAAGCCGCGGAGCCGGATCTTGCATTTCAACGCGACGCCATGCCGCCGACGCCTGCGATAACACGCAAGCCGATGACGGTGCCGCCAGCCTTCATCGAGCTGGCGGAAACGGTTCTCTGCAATTCCGATCCGGCACGGTTCTCGTTGCTTTACCGACTGCTCTGGCGACTGCAACTGGACCGGCAATTGCTGGAAGTGGCCTCCGACGAGGACGTCGTGCGGGCCCGGCTGATGGCGAAAAACGTTCGGCGTGACGCGCACAAGATGACCGCTTTCGTCCGCTTCAAGGAGGTTGGTGCCGCAACGGCAGATCGTCGAAAATTCCTCGCCTGGTTTGAGCCGGACCACCATATCGTCCGGCGCACGGCGCCCTTCTTCCAGCGCCGTTTCACTGACATGGATTGGCTGATCGTCACGCCCAAGGGGTCGGCCGCCTGGGACGGCGAGCGGCTGACGATGAGCGACGCGCCATGCGAGAAGCCCAATCTCACCGATGCCACCGATGAACTCTGGCGCACCTACTATGCCAGCATCTTCAACCCGGCGCGATTGAAGCTGAAGGCGATGCAAGCGGAAATGCCAAAAAAATATTGGAAGAACCTGCCGGAGGCCGACCTCATCCCCGGGCTGATCGCATCGGCGGAGAGCAAGGTGCGGGCCATGGCCGCGCGCGAGGCGACGCAATCGCTGCCCTTTCACGACCGCCTGCAGGACGCGGCGCGCAATATCCCTGCCGAACCCGAGGCGCCGGCCGGCACGCTGGAAGCGTTGCGCGCGGAAGCTGACGTCTGCACCCGCTGCCCGCTTCATGCCAAGGCGACGCAGACCGTCTTCGGGGAGGGACCGCGCGATGCAGAGGTGATGTTCGTCGGCGAGCAGCCGGGCGACCAGGAGGATATAGCAGGACGCCCCTTCGTCGGTCCGGCCGGCCGGCTCCTCGACCAGGTGATCGCCGAGGCGGGCATCGACCGCTCGACGCTTTACGTTACCAATGCCGTCAAGCATTTCAAATATGAGCCGCGCGGCAAACGCCGTATCCACCAGAAGCCTAATATGGGCGAGGTAAAGCACTGCCGCTGGTGGCTCAATCTGGAGATGGGGCTGGTCGAGCCGAAGCTCATCGTTGCCATGGGGGCAACGGCGCTCGCGGCGCTGACCGATGTCAAACAGCGCCTGCAAGATGTCAGGGGGAAAGCAATGGCGATCGATGGAGGACGCACGCTCTTCGTGACGGTGCATCCATCCTATCTGCTGCGTATCCCCGACGAGCGGCTGAAGGCGGAGGAGCTCGCGCGATTTCGCGAGGACATGATGAAAATTCAGCGGCTTATGACAGCCGCCGAATAA
- a CDS encoding putative DNA modification/repair radical SAM protein produces MKKSLTERLAILSDAAKYDASCASSGTVKRDSAASGGLGSTEGSGICHAYAPDGRCISLLKILLTNFCVYDCAYCVNRSSSNVERARFTPEEVIWLTLEFYRRNYIEGLFLSSGIIRSSDYTMEEMVRIVRELRVTHNFSGYIHLKSIPEASPRLIEEAGLYADRLSLNIELPTDNGISRFAPEKKPANIRRSMGDLRLKIEAAGEPTLQTKKRQRFVPAGQSTQMIVGADGANDATILATSGRLYSSYGLKRVYYSAFSPIPDSSKNLPLIKPPLMREHRLYQADWLYRFYGFGIDEITANQVGGMLDLNLDPKLAWALANRADFPVDINRAERERLLRVPGLGTKTVKAIVSARRFRRLRLDDLSRLGVSIKKVQSFISAEGWSPRRLIDRPDLRAMFEPKPEQLSLL; encoded by the coding sequence ATGAAGAAGTCGCTAACAGAACGCTTAGCCATCCTTTCCGACGCAGCGAAATATGATGCTTCCTGCGCGTCCAGCGGCACGGTGAAACGCGATTCGGCGGCAAGCGGCGGGCTCGGCTCGACCGAGGGGTCCGGCATCTGCCATGCCTATGCCCCGGATGGGCGATGCATTTCGCTTCTCAAAATATTGCTGACCAATTTCTGCGTCTACGACTGCGCCTATTGCGTCAATCGTTCGTCGAGCAATGTCGAACGGGCGCGCTTCACGCCCGAGGAGGTCATCTGGCTGACGCTGGAATTCTACCGCCGCAACTATATCGAAGGCCTGTTTCTTTCCTCGGGCATTATTCGTTCGTCCGACTACACGATGGAAGAGATGGTCCGCATCGTCCGCGAACTGCGTGTGACGCATAATTTTAGCGGCTATATCCATTTGAAATCAATCCCCGAAGCATCGCCGCGTCTTATCGAGGAGGCGGGACTCTATGCCGACCGGCTGTCGCTCAATATCGAGTTGCCGACGGATAACGGCATCAGCCGCTTTGCGCCGGAAAAGAAACCCGCCAATATCCGCCGATCAATGGGCGATCTCAGGCTGAAGATCGAAGCCGCCGGCGAACCGACGCTGCAGACAAAGAAGCGTCAGCGTTTCGTGCCGGCCGGCCAGAGCACGCAGATGATCGTTGGCGCCGACGGAGCGAACGATGCGACGATCCTGGCGACCAGCGGCAGGCTTTACAGCAGCTACGGCCTGAAGCGTGTCTATTATTCCGCCTTCAGCCCGATCCCGGATTCGTCCAAAAACCTGCCGCTGATCAAACCGCCGCTGATGCGCGAACACCGGCTCTATCAGGCCGACTGGCTCTATCGATTCTATGGTTTCGGCATCGATGAGATCACCGCCAACCAGGTGGGCGGCATGCTCGATCTTAACCTCGACCCCAAACTTGCCTGGGCGCTCGCCAACCGCGCCGATTTTCCCGTCGATATCAACAGGGCCGAGCGCGAGCGGTTGCTGCGTGTGCCGGGTCTCGGGACCAAGACCGTCAAAGCGATCGTTTCGGCACGCCGGTTTCGTCGCCTGCGGCTCGACGATCTCTCGCGGCTCGGCGTGTCGATCAAGAAGGTCCAATCTTTCATCTCGGCGGAAGGCTGGTCGCCGCGCCGGCTGATCGACCGGCCGGACCTTCGCGCCATGTTCGAGCCGAAACCCGAACAATTGTCGTTGCTGTGA
- the greA gene encoding transcription elongation factor GreA has translation MVEKVPMTPGGFVKLQEELRWRQQEERPRIIEAIAEARAHGDLSENAEYHAAKEAQSHNEGRISELEDLTARAEVIDLTKMSGDKIKFGAKVKLVDEDTEEEKTYQIVGDQEADVKAGRISISSPIARALIGKEVGDSIEVNAPGGAKAYEILQVSWG, from the coding sequence ATGGTTGAAAAGGTACCAATGACACCGGGTGGCTTCGTCAAGCTGCAGGAAGAACTGCGCTGGCGTCAGCAGGAGGAGCGCCCTCGAATCATCGAGGCGATCGCCGAAGCCCGTGCCCATGGCGACCTTTCCGAAAACGCCGAATATCACGCCGCCAAGGAAGCCCAGAGCCACAATGAAGGCCGCATCAGCGAACTGGAAGACCTGACGGCGCGCGCCGAGGTCATCGACCTGACGAAGATGTCGGGCGACAAGATCAAGTTCGGCGCCAAGGTGAAGCTCGTCGACGAGGACACCGAGGAAGAAAAGACCTACCAGATCGTCGGTGACCAGGAAGCCGACGTCAAGGCCGGCCGCATCTCCATCTCCTCCCCGATCGCCCGTGCGCTGATCGGCAAGGAGGTCGGCGATTCCATCGAGGTCAATGCGCCCGGCGGCGCCAAGGCCTACGAAATCCTCCAGGTTTCCTGGGGCTGA
- a CDS encoding glycosyltransferase family 4 protein: MPDIRDVEIIAPNFKRRLSGVTSTIVQLIPCQIRLGIRIATLGPGLPEGLPKLRWSQLLGLWRQPARRRQRVWHARRNNEMAVGIMLRHLLRMQLKLLFTSAAQRRHTAYTKWLIRRMDAVIATSDRSGSFLEVPHTVIQHGVDLALFHPPETTDDGIAAAGLPGRHLVGCFGRVRHQKGTDLFVQAMIELLPQHPEWTAVVSGRVTAEHTAFADRLKADVAAAGLSDRILFLGEVPDIKVWYRRLTLYVAPSRNEGFGLTPLEAMASRTAVVASDAGAYSELVVTGETGAVIAAGDGKALSRAIAPYIADPGLAIAHGENALRHVRAHFALEKEASAIGAVYDRLLGDNNR; this comes from the coding sequence GTGCCGGACATTCGTGACGTCGAGATCATCGCGCCCAATTTCAAGCGCCGGCTCTCCGGCGTCACCTCGACCATCGTCCAGCTCATCCCCTGCCAGATCCGGCTCGGCATCAGGATCGCAACTCTCGGTCCCGGCCTGCCGGAGGGCCTGCCGAAACTGAGATGGTCACAGCTCCTCGGCCTCTGGCGCCAGCCGGCGCGCCGGCGCCAGCGCGTCTGGCACGCCCGCCGCAACAACGAGATGGCCGTCGGCATAATGCTTCGCCATCTCCTGCGCATGCAGCTGAAGCTGCTTTTCACCTCGGCCGCCCAACGCCGCCATACCGCCTATACGAAATGGCTGATCCGCCGCATGGACGCTGTTATCGCGACCAGCGACCGTTCCGGCTCGTTCCTCGAGGTGCCGCACACGGTCATCCAGCACGGCGTCGACCTTGCCCTGTTCCATCCGCCGGAAACGACAGACGACGGCATCGCCGCTGCCGGTCTGCCCGGCCGCCATCTCGTCGGCTGCTTCGGCCGCGTGCGCCATCAGAAGGGCACCGATCTTTTCGTGCAGGCGATGATCGAACTTTTGCCGCAGCATCCCGAGTGGACGGCGGTCGTCTCCGGCCGGGTAACGGCGGAGCACACGGCATTCGCAGACAGGCTCAAGGCCGATGTCGCCGCCGCCGGGCTTAGCGACCGTATCCTCTTCCTCGGCGAAGTGCCTGATATCAAGGTCTGGTATCGCCGCCTGACGCTTTACGTCGCCCCCTCCAGAAACGAGGGCTTCGGCCTGACGCCACTCGAAGCCATGGCCTCGCGCACTGCCGTCGTGGCATCGGACGCGGGCGCCTATTCCGAACTCGTCGTCACGGGCGAGACAGGGGCGGTGATCGCCGCCGGCGATGGCAAGGCGCTGAGTCGGGCCATCGCCCCCTATATCGCAGATCCCGGTCTGGCGATCGCGCATGGCGAGAATGCACTGCGTCATGTCAGGGCGCACTTCGCGCTGGAGAAGGAAGCGAGTGCGATCGGCGCCGTTTACGACCGGCTTCTTGGCGACAATAACCGCTGA
- a CDS encoding dicarboxylate/amino acid:cation symporter — translation MIAAPFDAVADSKGKKKPFYTHLYVQVLAAIAAGIVLGHFYPELGAQLKPLGDAFIKLVKMIIAPVIFLTVATGIAGMSDLKKVGRVAGKAMLYFLTFSTLALVIGMIVANVVQPGAGMNIDPASLDPAAVATFASKAHEQSIVGFLTNIIPTTIVGAFADGDILQVLFFSVLFGIALAMVGEKGEQVVNFLNALTAPVFKLVAILMKAAPIGAFGAMAFTIGKYGIGSIANLAMLIGTFYLTSLLFVLVVLGAVARYNGFSILALLRYIKEELLLVLGTSSSEAALPGLMNKMEKAGCKRSVVGLVIPTGYSFNLDGTNIYMTLAALFIAQATGINLSWGDQILLLLVAMLSSKGAAGITGAGFITLAATLSVVPSVPVAGMALILGIDRFMSECRALTNLVGNAVATIVVARWENELDTAQLARALGGQTGEDISAAGLQPAE, via the coding sequence ATGATCGCAGCACCATTCGATGCAGTCGCAGACAGCAAGGGCAAAAAGAAGCCCTTTTACACCCATCTTTACGTTCAGGTTCTTGCGGCCATCGCCGCCGGTATCGTTCTCGGCCATTTCTACCCCGAACTCGGCGCCCAGCTGAAACCGCTTGGTGATGCCTTCATCAAGCTCGTCAAGATGATCATCGCGCCGGTCATCTTCCTGACGGTAGCGACCGGCATTGCCGGCATGAGCGACCTTAAGAAGGTCGGCCGCGTTGCCGGCAAGGCGATGTTGTACTTCCTAACCTTCTCGACGTTGGCGCTGGTCATCGGCATGATCGTCGCCAATGTCGTCCAGCCCGGCGCCGGCATGAACATCGATCCGGCTTCGCTGGATCCCGCCGCCGTCGCCACCTTTGCCTCGAAGGCGCACGAGCAGAGCATCGTCGGCTTTCTGACCAACATCATTCCGACGACGATCGTCGGCGCTTTTGCCGATGGCGACATTCTGCAGGTGCTGTTCTTCTCGGTGCTGTTCGGCATCGCGCTGGCTATGGTCGGCGAAAAGGGCGAGCAGGTCGTCAATTTCCTCAATGCCCTGACGGCTCCGGTCTTCAAGCTCGTCGCCATCCTCATGAAGGCCGCCCCGATCGGCGCTTTCGGCGCCATGGCCTTCACCATCGGCAAGTATGGCATCGGATCGATCGCCAACCTCGCCATGCTGATCGGCACCTTCTACCTCACCTCGCTGCTCTTCGTCCTCGTCGTTCTCGGCGCCGTCGCCCGCTATAACGGCTTCTCGATCTTGGCGCTGCTGCGCTATATCAAGGAAGAGCTGCTGCTGGTTCTCGGCACCTCGTCTTCGGAGGCCGCACTTCCGGGGCTGATGAACAAGATGGAAAAGGCCGGCTGTAAGCGCTCGGTCGTCGGTCTCGTGATCCCGACCGGCTATTCCTTCAATCTCGATGGCACCAACATCTATATGACGCTGGCGGCCCTGTTCATTGCCCAGGCAACCGGCATCAATCTCTCCTGGGGTGACCAGATCCTGCTGTTGCTGGTCGCGATGCTGAGCTCGAAGGGTGCGGCTGGTATCACCGGCGCCGGCTTCATCACGCTTGCCGCCACACTTTCCGTCGTGCCCTCCGTGCCGGTCGCCGGCATGGCGCTCATCCTCGGCATCGACCGCTTCATGTCGGAATGCCGGGCGCTGACCAACCTCGTCGGCAATGCCGTGGCGACGATCGTCGTGGCGCGTTGGGAAAACGAGTTGGATACCGCGCAGCTTGCCAGAGCGTTGGGCGGCCAGACCGGTGAGGATATTTCGGCCGCAGGTCTCCAGCCCGCCGAATAA
- a CDS encoding ATP-binding protein has protein sequence MHKSAMSLSVSQRLWPALPLHHRIRRMWWAYAVIALLAVVASLWAGGEIGRHRAEAALEEQARMDARLNAALLRTVLEKYRALPFVLSQDAALAAALAGNDAGTFERLSQKLEKLAAGTKAAVIYVIDKDGMAVSASNWREPTSFVGNDYRFREYFRGAAERGQAEHFALGTVSKKPGLYISQRISSSNGLLGVVVVKVEFDDVEADWNASNTPSYVVDERGIVLITSIPSWRFMTIGRIAEDRLTAIRESLQFGAAPLQPLPLDFVRNLGDGLDVAEIVMPGDAGKTRFLDVGMPVPATGWQLQHLVALGPSIDAGIREARMLALLILLPLLAGAAFLLRRRHAITLRIFGEQQAREELERRVAERTLDLSQARDRLQAEIIGHKSTEQRLQAVQQDLVQANRLAILGQVAAGVAHEINQPVATIRAYADNARTFLARGQAAPAGENLESIAALTERIGSITEELKSFARKGRGSAEPTGLKDVIEGAVMLLRSRFAGRMDTLDIDLPPAELRVMGNRIRLEQVLINLLQNALEAVAPKAGEGRVEVRTSADADMVTVTVADNGPGIPPDIRKGLFTPFNTSKESGLGLGLVISKDIVGDYGGRMEVASDSSGTRFIVHLRKA, from the coding sequence ATGCACAAATCCGCCATGTCCTTGTCTGTCTCGCAAAGGCTGTGGCCTGCCCTGCCTCTGCACCACCGCATCCGCCGGATGTGGTGGGCCTATGCGGTGATCGCACTGCTTGCCGTCGTCGCAAGTCTCTGGGCCGGCGGCGAGATCGGCCGGCACCGGGCGGAGGCTGCCCTTGAGGAACAGGCCCGCATGGATGCGAGGCTGAATGCGGCTTTGCTGCGCACCGTTCTTGAGAAATACCGGGCCCTGCCCTTCGTGCTGTCGCAGGACGCTGCACTCGCCGCGGCACTGGCGGGAAACGATGCCGGCACGTTCGAGCGGCTCAGTCAGAAGCTGGAAAAGCTGGCGGCGGGCACGAAGGCTGCCGTCATCTATGTCATCGACAAGGACGGCATGGCTGTTTCGGCCAGCAACTGGCGCGAACCGACGAGTTTCGTCGGCAATGATTACCGCTTCCGGGAGTATTTTCGAGGCGCGGCCGAAAGAGGACAGGCCGAGCACTTCGCGCTCGGCACGGTCAGCAAAAAACCGGGTCTCTATATCTCCCAGCGGATTTCGAGCAGCAATGGCCTGCTGGGTGTCGTTGTGGTCAAGGTCGAATTCGACGACGTCGAGGCGGATTGGAATGCCTCGAACACCCCGTCCTACGTCGTTGACGAGCGCGGCATTGTTCTGATCACCAGTATTCCATCATGGCGGTTCATGACGATCGGTCGGATCGCCGAAGACCGGTTGACCGCGATCCGCGAAAGCCTTCAATTCGGCGCTGCACCGCTTCAGCCCCTGCCGCTGGATTTCGTCCGGAACCTCGGCGACGGCCTTGATGTCGCTGAGATCGTCATGCCCGGCGATGCCGGAAAAACCAGGTTTCTCGATGTCGGGATGCCGGTTCCTGCAACCGGCTGGCAGCTGCAGCATCTCGTGGCGCTTGGGCCATCCATCGATGCGGGAATTCGCGAAGCCCGTATGCTGGCCTTGCTCATACTCTTGCCGCTGCTGGCGGGAGCAGCGTTTCTGCTGCGCCGGCGCCATGCGATCACCTTGCGGATTTTCGGAGAACAGCAGGCGCGAGAGGAGTTGGAACGGCGCGTCGCCGAGCGGACCCTGGATCTCAGCCAGGCGCGCGATCGGCTGCAGGCTGAAATCATCGGCCATAAGAGCACCGAACAGCGGCTGCAGGCCGTGCAGCAGGATCTGGTGCAGGCCAACCGGCTGGCAATTCTCGGTCAGGTGGCCGCCGGCGTCGCTCATGAGATCAACCAGCCGGTGGCGACCATCCGTGCCTATGCGGACAACGCCCGCACCTTCCTCGCTCGCGGGCAGGCCGCACCTGCCGGTGAAAATCTCGAAAGCATCGCGGCTTTGACGGAGCGCATAGGTTCGATCACCGAGGAGCTGAAGAGTTTTGCCCGAAAGGGTCGCGGCAGCGCCGAGCCCACAGGATTGAAGGATGTGATCGAGGGCGCGGTGATGCTGTTGCGCAGCCGGTTTGCCGGTCGCATGGATACGCTCGACATCGACCTGCCGCCGGCCGAACTGCGGGTCATGGGAAACCGCATCCGTCTCGAGCAGGTGCTCATCAATCTGCTTCAGAACGCCCTGGAGGCGGTGGCGCCGAAGGCCGGAGAGGGTCGTGTCGAGGTCAGGACATCAGCCGATGCAGACATGGTAACGGTGACGGTCGCCGACAACGGCCCCGGTATTCCGCCGGATATCCGCAAGGGCCTGTTCACGCCGTTCAATACCTCGAAGGAAAGCGGTCTCGGCCTGGGGCTGGTCATCTCCAAGGATATTGTCGGCGATTACGGCGGCCGGATGGAGGTCGCCAGCGACAGCAGTGGAACCCGGTTCATCGTTCATCTGAGGAAGGCTTGA